The Nocardia sp. NBC_01503 sequence GACCATTCCTGGACCGTGCTGCGACTCCCCCACGCCGACTCATCCCTGGTCGAGCCCGCCGCCGGTTGAGGGCGCTTCGAACGGGCACTCCTCGCGGAGGGCATCCGGGATGCGGTTGACACATCCTCAACCTTGCATACATAGCGATGCATGCATATGATCGCCTGCGGCATGGATGAAGGGAGATCGACGTGGGCGCAGGACACGGGCACGGCCATGAGGACGGACATTCACATGGTCACGGGCATACGCACGGAGCCACCGCGGACAGCGATAAGCGCTGGTTGGCGGGCGCGCTCGCGCTGATCGTCCTCTACATGGCGGGCGAGGTCGTGGTCGGCATCGTCTCCGGATCGCTGGCACTGCTATCCGACGCCGCGCATATGCTCACCGACGCGGCATCGATCGTGCTCGCGCTGTGGGCCATTCGACTGGCCGCGCGACCCGCCGCCGGGCGCATGACCTTCGGCTGGAAGCGCGTGGAGATCCTCTCCGCCATGGCCAATGGCGCGACCCTGCTGGTGCTCGCGGCCTGGCTGACCTTCGAGGCGATCCGCCGGCTCTTCGATCCGCCGGAGGTCACCGGTGGACTGGTGCTGACCACCGCGCTGATCGGCGTGGTCGTGAATCTCATTGCGACACTGATGATCAGCCGCGCCAATCGCTCCAGCCTGAATGTGGAGGGCGCGTTCCAGCACATTCTCAATGACCTGTACGGCTTCATCGCCACCGCCATCGCGGGCGCCGTCATCATGACCACCGGATTCGTCCAGGCCGATGTCATCGCCACCCTGATCGTGGTCGCGCTCATGGTGCAGGCCGGTGTCAGCCTGGTCCGGGCATCGAGCCGCATCTTCCTCGAAGCCGCGCCGGAGAACCTGGACCCCACCGCGATCGGCGCGGCCATGGCGGGCCGCGACCATGTGGTCGAAGTCCACGACCTGCACATCTGGGAGATCACCTCCGGCTCCCCCGCCCTCTCGGCGCACGTCCTGGTCGAACCCGGCCACGACTGCCACGCAGTCCGCGAGGATCTGGCCCACTTCCTGGCCCACGACCACCACATCGACCATGCCACCCTCCAGGTCGACCACGCGCAACCTGGAATCCTGGCGCTCGGCCGCGACAAGGAATCGCACTGCGAACAAGCGCACGGCCCTGCCCATTCGGCCCTGCGCTGAGCGCCATTCAGGCACTGCCAGGGAGTGAGGTTCGGGCAGGCGGATACTGGCCTGCGTGAACTGGATCGAAACGCCGCTGACGATAAGTTCTCTGGTGACTTCGTGGCGCTGGGATACCTCGACAGTGGTCATCACCGTTCTCATCGGAGCCGGTTACGCACTGGCGTGGGCGACGGCGAAACGGAGAGGCGCGAACCTTCCGGGCAGTGGCCGGGCCATCTGTTTCGGAGTGGTCGGTCTGGCGCTGTGGCTCTATACCGGGGTCGGCGCGCTCGGGGTGTACTCCGACACCCTGTTCTGGGTTCGGGCGCTACAGACCCTGCTGCTGCTCTATCTGGTGTCGTTCGGATTGGCGGCGGGGACGCCGTTGACCGTGCTGCGCGAGGCGCTCGGGGATACCGGGCGGGCGCGGATGGATCGAATTCTGCACAGCCGCATCGTGACCGGGCTTACCTTCCCGCTGGTCCCGTCGGCCGCCATCCTGCTGACGCCCTGGCTGCTGTACTTCTCCCCCTGGTACGAGTCGGTGCTGCGGAACGGCGTCATCGATGCCGTGACCCGAATCGCTCTGGTGTGCATCGGTTTTCTGTACTTCTATTCGCGCCTGCAGGCCGATCCGCTGCCGCACCGGTACTCCCAGGCGGTTTCGCTGCTCATCACCGTGATCGAATCGCTGGCGGACGGCATTCTCGGCATTGTGGTGTGGCTGGGGCCGATTCTCGCGGCGGGCTACTACGCGGAGGTGGGCCGGACCTGGGGTCCGAGTCAGCGCATGGATCAGACGGCGGGGGCGGGCATCCTCTGGCTGCTGGGCGATGTCCTCGGAATTCCGTTCGCGCTCATGCTCATGCGCGCCTGGTCCGATGACGAGAAGCGCAAAGCCGCGGAGGTCGATGCCGAGCTCGATGCCGCCGCGGCGCGCGCCGAACCCGCGGCGAACCGGAAAGATTCGACGGAATCGGCTGCGGAGTCAGCCCAGCAAGCCCCGCAATCCACCGGGCTGTGGTGGGAGAACGATCCGCAGTTGAGTCAGCGGTTCCGCCGCCGCTGATCTTCTCCGCTCGGAATTCCTACTCGCTGCGCGCACCGGTGCGCCCGCGTTACTGTTGGGCGTGAACAGGTTTCGGCACAGTTCGCATACGGTCGGGTCGCCCGGTCGTACCTTCCGGGGCGCGGAGTTGGTGCTCTGCGCCGGCGCGGTCGCCATCACCGCATTCGCCGCCCTGATCCTGTCGGCCTCCGCCGGAACCGGCGCGACCACACTGAGCACCCTCGGCATCTTCGCGGTGCTCACGCTGGTGGCGCATCTGGCGGTGCGGCGCTGGGCCCCGAGCGCGGATCCGGTGCTGCTGCCGTGCGTGGTGCTGTTGAACGGGCTGGGGCTGGTGCTCATCGACCGGCTCGATCATGAGAATCCGCTGGCCGGAATTGGCGCGCAGGCCAGCGATGCCGCGCACCAATTGATCTGGACCGGAATCGGAATCGGACTGTTCGCCCTGTTGCTGGCGCTGGTGCGCGATCACACCGCGCCCGCCGAATACGGGTACACCTGCGGGCTCGCGGGCCTGGGCGCACTCCTGCTCCCGGCATTGTTGCCCGCACAGTACAGCGAGGTCAACGGCGGTAAGAGCTGGATTCTGCTGCACGGCTTCTCGATTCAGCCCGGTGAGTTCGCCAAGGTGCTGCTGCTGATCTTCGTGGCCTCGTTCCTGGTGGCGAATCGGGAACTCTTCACCACGGCCGGACATCGCCTGCTGGGCATGACCTTTCCGCGCCTGCGCGATCTGGCACCGCTGCTGCTGGTGACCGCCATGTCGCTGCTGGTGCTCATGTACGAGAAGAATCTGGGCTTCTCGCTACTGGTGTTCGGGACCGTGCTGGCCATGCTCTATATCGCCACCGATCGGGTGTCCTGGCTGATCATCGGCTTCGCCATGTTCGCGATCGGGGCCACCCTCGCGTATTCGGTGTTCCCGCACGTGCGGGTCCGGGTGGAGGTGTGGCAGGACCCGTTCGCCACGTATTACACGACCGGATACCAGATTTCGCAGGCGCTGTTCGGCATGGCCACCGGCGGGCTGCTGGGGACCGGAATCGGGGCGGGACGGCCCCAGGAAGTGCCGTTCGCCAAGACCGACTTCATCATCTCGACCATCGGCGAGGAGTTGGGGCTGGCCGGATTGACCGCGGTGCTCGCGCTTTTCCTGATCCTCACCGTGCGCGGATTCGTGGCCGCGCTCGCCACCCGCGACGCCTTCGGAAAGCTGCTCGGCGGCGGTCTGGCGTTCTCGATCGGCTGGCAGCTGTTCGTCGTGGTGGGCGGGGTGACCAAACTGATTCCGCTGACCGGTCTCACCACGCCGTTCATGTCCTACGGCGGATCGTCGCTGCTGGCCAACTATGTGATCGTGGCGCTGTTGATTCGGATCTCGCACGATGCGCGGACGGCTCCACCACCGCCCGCACGACCGGCGGCACCGCTGGCCGAGGCGCGGACACAACATGTTTCGCGCCGGTGGCTCGGCAAGGGGTAGTGAACTACTTGCCGGTGGGGTCGTCGTAGGACGAGGTGCCCTCGTCCAGCAGCGGCTCCTCGATCTTGTAATGCGCGGGCGCGAGCAGGCGCAGGACGTGATAGCCGGTGATCACCACCAGGGTGCCCAGGGCGATACCGCTGAGTGTGAAGGTGTCGGTGAATTTCATGCTCACATTGCCGATGCCGATAATGAGACCGGCGGCGGCGGGCACCAGATTGAGCGGATTGCGAAGGTCCACTCGGGCATTGGTCCAGATCTGCGCACCCAGCAGGCCGATCATGCCGTACAGGATGACCGTGATACCGCCGAGCACACCGCCCGGAATGGCCGCGACCACCGCACCGAATTTCGGGCAGAGGCCGAAGAGCAGCGCGAAACCGGCTGCGGCCCAATAGGCCGCGGTCGAGTAGACGCGGGTGGCGGCCATGACGCCGATATTCTCCGAATAGGTGGTGTTGGGCGGACCGCCGACCGCGGTCGAGAGCATGGAGGCCGCACCGTCGGCGGCGATGGCGGTGCCCAGTTCGCTGTCGAGGTTGTCGCCGGTCATCTCACCGACGGCCTTCACGTGTCCGGCGTTCTCCGCGACCAGGGCGATCACCACGGGCAGGGCGACCAGTACGGCCGACCATTCGAAGGAGGGCGCGTGCAGCTGCGGTAGGCCGATCCAATCGGCGTGTGCGACACCGGAGAGATCCAGTCGCCAGTGGTCGGTGACCGCACCGCTGCCGTCCGCCGAATGGATCTTGCCGAAGACCCGATCCAGCAGCCAGGACAGGGCGTAGCCGAAGATCAGACCGAGGAAAATGGCTATGCGCGACCAGAATCCGCGCAGCGCCACCACCGCGAGCCCGGTGAACAGCATGACCAGCAGCGCGGTCCACTGATCCTGCGGCCAATACGTGGACGCGGTCACCGGCGCGAGATTGAATCCGATGAGCATGACCACCGCACCGGTCACCACCGGCGGCATGGCCGCGTGAATGATCCGCGCCCCGAACCGCCGCACCGCCAAGCCGATGAGGAACAGCACCGCACCGACCGCGAGGCAGGCCCCGGTGACCGTCGCGCTACTGCCGCCCTGCGCCCGAATGACCGCCGCCACGCCGACGAACGAGAGCGAACACCCGAGATAACTGGGCACCCGCCCCTTCGTGGCCAACAGGAAGATGGCGGTGGCGATACCGGACATCATGATGGCCAGATTCGGATCCAGCCCCATCAGCACCGGTGCGACGAAACTGGCCCCGAACATGGCCACCACATGCTGCGCACCCAATCCGAGCGTGCGCGGCCAGGACAGCCGCTCATCCGGCCGCACCACCGCCCCGGGCGCGGGCGTGCGCCCATCCCCGTGTACCCGCCAGCGGACACCCAAATCCATGAACAGCCCGCTTTCTACCGAGGCCGGAAACCAATTCGGGCAAATAGTAATCCGAGCAAATCCCCAGCTCCGCACTCCACACGCCCGGCCCGACCCAACCCACACCGCCTGACCCGTCCCAGCACACACCCGCCCGACTCACACCACGCCGCAACCGGCCGGACTCGTATCACGCCGCAACCGGCCGGACTCGCACCGCTCCGCCAGCCCGCTACGGCGATCGGGAGTGCTACGCCAGTCCATACCGCCGTCGCACGGCCACCGGAAGCGCATAGGGATTCTCCTCCGCGGCGACACTGGTTCCGTACGACGCGGCGGTCGGCGTGCTCGCTGGGAACCTGGCTGACACTTCCCACGCGGCAGCGGAGTCCGACGGCTCGGTCTCCAGCAGACGGCGTAACCCCCGCACGACCGTGTCGTCCTCCAGCGACTCGCGGCGCAGGGCAACCGCCGAAGCTGTCGCACGCTCGAGAGCCTCGGCGTGGGCACTCGAAATCGCCTGGGCCAGTGCACTATCCGCGAGATGGAGCCGGGTGATCCGACCGTCCGCCGCTACCTCCACACGCACGCCTTCCCCCGAGGCGGTCCCGCGCACCCGCGCGACCGCGTCCTGCACACGCCGCGCCTTACGCGCGACCTCCTCGAACCGCCACTCCCCCGACCTGGACATATACCAACCGTAGGACGCGAAGGCGCGGTGCGCACCGCACCGGTCGACTTCGCACCCCGACACGCGGACGCTCAGGGCATGACGCGGATCTGCTGCATCATGTCGTGATCGGCATGGTCGAGGTTGTGGCAGTGCCAGACATAGCCGTGGATCTCGGGAGCACTCGAAAGTTGGTCCATGTCATGGGTTCCCGTGGGCGGAATCGCCTCGGCACCGGGCGGGATGGTCAGGGGAGTGTCCGGATCGAAGCCGAGGTCATCGACCGAGGGCCAGTGGACCAGGACCCGGGTGACGGTGTCGGTGGGGCATTCGACGGTGTCCTTCCAGCCGACTTCCCAAGGGGGCGGGCCCTGTTGGGGGCCGATGGCATACGGATCGGCGGTGGGCGCCCAGCGGATGCCGAATTTCGGGGGCAGGTTCGCCCACCAGTAGGCGGCGGTGAGGATGGGTTGACGGCCGATGACACGCAGGCGGGCCAGGTGCAGGTGGATGGGGTGGTCGAAAGGGGTCGTATTCACGATGTCCCACTGTTCGACGGCGCCCGCCCGCGCCATATCCACATCGCTGCTCAGGAATGCCAAATTGTTGAGCGACATCATGGTTGGGAAGACCGCGGCCGAGCGCGAGTCGTCGTTCAGGCCGATGAGGGTCATGGTCCGCACAGATTCGGGCGGCCCGAGCGGGGGCAGCGGATCGGGTAGGCCCGGGCCACCGCGCAGGCGGGGCGGGATTTCGGCGGGCGGGCCGTCACCGGCGACCGTGAAGCGCATGATGGGGCGCAGTTCCGGAACCATGAAAACCGTATTGCCCAGGTCATTTCGGGCGGTATTGATGAGGTCGATGGTGGTGCCGTCGGCGAATGAGCTGAAGTCGACCAGCAGGTCGACGCGTTCGCCCGGGCTGACTCGAATCGAGGGGGTGATTGCGGGCGCGTCGAGCAGTCCGAGGTCGGTTCCGATTGCCCAGCAGGGCATTCCATTGGAGAACTCGAAAATGTAAGGGCGCGAATTGGATCCGTTGAGCACCCGGAACCGGTACAGCGTCCGCCGCACCTGGAGCCGCGGCCATGCCATGGCATTCACGCACGCCACATCTCCGACCTGTCCGGATTGGTTGTAACCCTGCGGAATATAGGTACCGACCATGGGTTGCAGACTGCCGTCGGCATTGAATGTCCGGTCCTGCACGATGAGCGGTATCTCGAACTCCCCGCTCGGCAATCCGATCGGGTTGCCGTCACGGCCGGTGTCGAATTCATCGCGCAGGTAATACATTCCGGCCAGCCCAGCCTGAATGTTCAACCGTGTGATGCCCATCGCATGGTCGTGATACCAGAGTGTCGCGGCCTCTTGCCGATTCGTATAGGCGAAGCTCGGTCCACCACCGTTGCGCCACCCGATGAGCGGATGACCGTCGTCATCGGGTGCGTTGGCCCCGCCGTGCAGATGCACGGTGAATCGCGGATCGGTCCGATCCAGTTCGGTCACCCCGTGCATGGTCAGATCCACATGGGGTGCGAGCACATGCGTACCCAGTTGGTTGCGAAAGGCGATGCGCGCCACGCGATCCCGATGTGCCTCCAGATTAGGCCCGAGTACGTCCTGCCCGAATCCCCAACTGCGCGTCTCCGGTAGATCCCGGTGGTACCGGTGGATCCCGGAGACGGCAGCCAATTCTCCTGTAGCTACACGCGTTTCGGGTATCGGCAGCTCATCCACGTACGGCCGCAGGGCAGGTGAGTGATAGTTCAGCGGCGTGATCGGCGGTGGCGGCAGCGGCGGAATCGGAATGGGCGGTGGCGGCAGCGGCGCGGGATCGGCGTGCGCGACCCCCGCTATGCCGAGCCCCACCCCGAGAGCTCCCAGTAGGAACCCCCGTCTCGGCAGATGCTCGCCCATATCTCGTCGATTCGCCCATCCGGCCAAATCGCCGGTTTTGTCCCTTTCTTCGACTATCTCACTTCTCCGGAGACGCCGAAGGCCGCACACCGAAAAACGGTGCGCGGCCTCGCGAACAAGCGGTCGAACTCAGCCCAGGCGCTCGATAATGGTGACGTTGGCGGTGCCGCCACCCTCACAGATGGTGAGCATGCCGTAGCGGCCGTTCACCCGCTCCAGCTCATTGAGCAGCGAGGCGAACAGCTTGGCTCCGGTCGCGCCGAGCGGGTGGCCCAGCGCGATGGCGCCACCGTTGACATTGACCTTGTCCGGGTTCGCGCCGGTCTCCTTCAACCAGGCCAGCACGACCGAGGCGAACGCCTCGTTGATCTCGATGACATC is a genomic window containing:
- a CDS encoding multicopper oxidase family protein — encoded protein: MGEHLPRRGFLLGALGVGLGIAGVAHADPAPLPPPPIPIPPLPPPPITPLNYHSPALRPYVDELPIPETRVATGELAAVSGIHRYHRDLPETRSWGFGQDVLGPNLEAHRDRVARIAFRNQLGTHVLAPHVDLTMHGVTELDRTDPRFTVHLHGGANAPDDDGHPLIGWRNGGGPSFAYTNRQEAATLWYHDHAMGITRLNIQAGLAGMYYLRDEFDTGRDGNPIGLPSGEFEIPLIVQDRTFNADGSLQPMVGTYIPQGYNQSGQVGDVACVNAMAWPRLQVRRTLYRFRVLNGSNSRPYIFEFSNGMPCWAIGTDLGLLDAPAITPSIRVSPGERVDLLVDFSSFADGTTIDLINTARNDLGNTVFMVPELRPIMRFTVAGDGPPAEIPPRLRGGPGLPDPLPPLGPPESVRTMTLIGLNDDSRSAAVFPTMMSLNNLAFLSSDVDMARAGAVEQWDIVNTTPFDHPIHLHLARLRVIGRQPILTAAYWWANLPPKFGIRWAPTADPYAIGPQQGPPPWEVGWKDTVECPTDTVTRVLVHWPSVDDLGFDPDTPLTIPPGAEAIPPTGTHDMDQLSSAPEIHGYVWHCHNLDHADHDMMQQIRVMP
- a CDS encoding uracil-xanthine permease family protein; this encodes MDLGVRWRVHGDGRTPAPGAVVRPDERLSWPRTLGLGAQHVVAMFGASFVAPVLMGLDPNLAIMMSGIATAIFLLATKGRVPSYLGCSLSFVGVAAVIRAQGGSSATVTGACLAVGAVLFLIGLAVRRFGARIIHAAMPPVVTGAVVMLIGFNLAPVTASTYWPQDQWTALLVMLFTGLAVVALRGFWSRIAIFLGLIFGYALSWLLDRVFGKIHSADGSGAVTDHWRLDLSGVAHADWIGLPQLHAPSFEWSAVLVALPVVIALVAENAGHVKAVGEMTGDNLDSELGTAIAADGAASMLSTAVGGPPNTTYSENIGVMAATRVYSTAAYWAAAGFALLFGLCPKFGAVVAAIPGGVLGGITVILYGMIGLLGAQIWTNARVDLRNPLNLVPAAAGLIIGIGNVSMKFTDTFTLSGIALGTLVVITGYHVLRLLAPAHYKIEEPLLDEGTSSYDDPTGK
- a CDS encoding cation diffusion facilitator family transporter, with the translated sequence MGAGHGHGHEDGHSHGHGHTHGATADSDKRWLAGALALIVLYMAGEVVVGIVSGSLALLSDAAHMLTDAASIVLALWAIRLAARPAAGRMTFGWKRVEILSAMANGATLLVLAAWLTFEAIRRLFDPPEVTGGLVLTTALIGVVVNLIATLMISRANRSSLNVEGAFQHILNDLYGFIATAIAGAVIMTTGFVQADVIATLIVVALMVQAGVSLVRASSRIFLEAAPENLDPTAIGAAMAGRDHVVEVHDLHIWEITSGSPALSAHVLVEPGHDCHAVREDLAHFLAHDHHIDHATLQVDHAQPGILALGRDKESHCEQAHGPAHSALR
- a CDS encoding YbaB/EbfC family nucleoid-associated protein, which encodes MSRSGEWRFEEVARKARRVQDAVARVRGTASGEGVRVEVAADGRITRLHLADSALAQAISSAHAEALERATASAVALRRESLEDDTVVRGLRRLLETEPSDSAAAWEVSARFPASTPTAASYGTSVAAEENPYALPVAVRRRYGLA
- a CDS encoding cytochrome c oxidase assembly protein, with product METPLTISSLVTSWRWDTSTVVITVLIGAGYALAWATAKRRGANLPGSGRAICFGVVGLALWLYTGVGALGVYSDTLFWVRALQTLLLLYLVSFGLAAGTPLTVLREALGDTGRARMDRILHSRIVTGLTFPLVPSAAILLTPWLLYFSPWYESVLRNGVIDAVTRIALVCIGFLYFYSRLQADPLPHRYSQAVSLLITVIESLADGILGIVVWLGPILAAGYYAEVGRTWGPSQRMDQTAGAGILWLLGDVLGIPFALMLMRAWSDDEKRKAAEVDAELDAAAARAEPAANRKDSTESAAESAQQAPQSTGLWWENDPQLSQRFRRR
- a CDS encoding FtsW/RodA/SpoVE family cell cycle protein — protein: MGVNRFRHSSHTVGSPGRTFRGAELVLCAGAVAITAFAALILSASAGTGATTLSTLGIFAVLTLVAHLAVRRWAPSADPVLLPCVVLLNGLGLVLIDRLDHENPLAGIGAQASDAAHQLIWTGIGIGLFALLLALVRDHTAPAEYGYTCGLAGLGALLLPALLPAQYSEVNGGKSWILLHGFSIQPGEFAKVLLLIFVASFLVANRELFTTAGHRLLGMTFPRLRDLAPLLLVTAMSLLVLMYEKNLGFSLLVFGTVLAMLYIATDRVSWLIIGFAMFAIGATLAYSVFPHVRVRVEVWQDPFATYYTTGYQISQALFGMATGGLLGTGIGAGRPQEVPFAKTDFIISTIGEELGLAGLTAVLALFLILTVRGFVAALATRDAFGKLLGGGLAFSIGWQLFVVVGGVTKLIPLTGLTTPFMSYGGSSLLANYVIVALLIRISHDARTAPPPPARPAAPLAEARTQHVSRRWLGKG